CGACCCGCTCGCCGCCGGCCTGCTCTATGCCGAGCTCGGTGCCGGCAGTGCGCTCGCCGGCCTGGCCTGCGCCTGGCTGCCCGCTCGCTTTGGCCTGGTGTGGCGGCACCGCGTGTTCGCGGTCGCGCTGGCGGCCGGCTGTGTGGCGCTGGTGGTCGTACGTCCGCTGCCGCTGGCGATCGCGCTGGCGAGCGTGACGGTCGCGCCGTACATGATCACGCTCTACGCGCTGACGGACCGCCTCGCGCCGACATCCTTCGCCATGACGATCCTCTGCGCCGCCGGTCCGCTCGGCACGGCTGCCACTCGCGCACTCTCCGGACCGCTGGCCGACGCGTACGGCCCGGTGGCCGCCTTCGCGGCGGCCCCGGCCGCCGCCGCGCTCGCCGTCCTCCTCGCGACTCTGCCGCAACGTCTCGTGCCCAGTACCGCCTGACCTCCGCCCCGCCGCCGGAGGTTCCAATCGGAATCCGATTGGAACCTGGGGACCGCTCTGACCTGCGGCGACGCCTCCGCCGCCTGTTAGCCCAGTTTCCGACCACGAGGGGCGAAGGTGGCTATGCGACGGCCTGGAACGCGCGGAGGACGGCAGCCATGTCGTCGTGTGGGTCGCCGGCGTCCATCGCCTTGCGCATGAGGGTCGCGACGGCCGTGGCGAGCGTGGAGTCGGCGCCACACTCGTCGAGGGCGGCGGCGACCAGCGACGCGTCCTTGGCCGCGCCGTCCACGGCGAAGGACGGCGAGAAGTCGCCGGCGATCATCGCCTTGCCCTTGGCCTGCGCATAGCCGCTGTCCAGCGGACCGCCCGCGATCGCGTCCAGGAACCGTTGCGGATCGATCCCGGCGGCCTTGCAGAAAGCCACCGACTGCGCGGTCGCGGTGGTCAGCGAGACGACCCAGGCGTTCATCACCAGCTTGAACCGGCTCGCCGCGCCGACCTCGGTGCCCAGTCGCACGGTTTTCGCCCCGACAGCGTCGAAAACCGGCTCGGCCTTCGCGATGGTCTCGTCCGCGCCGGCGGCCAACACGGTCAGCTGGCCGCTCTCCGCCGGCTGCCGGGTGCCCATCACCGGCGCGTCCACGAAGCCGACGCCGCGCTTGGCCGCCATGTCGGCGAGCCGCGCGATGGCGTCGGTGCCGACGGTGGTGGTCTGCAACCAGATCGCGTCATCGCGCATCTCCGGGAGCGCGCGCTCCATCACCTCGGCCACCGAGTCGCCGTCGAAGAGCATCGTGACGACCAGGTCGGCGTCGCGTACGGCCTCCTCGGCGGTGTCGGCGACGGTGACGCCGCCGATCGCCTCGGCCTTGTCGCGGCTGCGGTTCCAGACCGTCGTCACCAGGCCGGCTTTGGCCAGGTTGGCGGCCATGCCGGCCCCCATGATGCCGGTCCCCAACAATGTCGCTCGCAAAGGCATGATGCCGACACTACGTCAGGACTTGAAACCGAGCGCCAGATACTGGTCGACGTTCTCCTTGGTGATGGTGGCCGAGGCGAGCGTGATCCGCGCCGGCACCTCGTTTTCCACCAGGTCGCTCATGCCCTTCTTCTGGCCGATCAGCCGCGCCAGCGAGATCGCCGACGACGCCATGCTGGGGCTGTAGGTGACGGTCGCCTTCAACGGTGTGTTGTCTGCCTTGATCACCTGCATCGCGTCGGTCGAGCCGGCGCCGCCGACCATCAGGAACTCGTTGCGGTTGGCCTGTTTGATGGCAGCGAGTACGCCGACACCCTGGTCGTCGTCGTGGTTCCACAACGCGTCGATTTTCGGTGCGGCCTGAAGCAGGTTCGACGTGACCTGCTGGCCGCTGGACGAGGTGAACTGCGCCGCGACCCGGTTGGTCACCTTGAGACCATAGCGGGACAACGCGTCTTTGAAGCCCTGGCTGCGTTCCTGCGTGAGCGGCAGGCTGTCGATGCCGGCGACCTCGGCGATCACGGCGTCCTTCTTGCCTTTCAGCTTCTCGCCGATGTACGTGCCGGCCGACACGCCCATGCCGTAGTTGTCGCCGCCGATCCACGTGCGATATGCCAGCGGTGTGTCGAAAATCCGGTCCAGGTTGACCACCGGGATGCCGGCGTCCATCGCCTTGCGGCCGATCGCGGTGAGTTGCTTGCCGTCATTGGGAAGTACGACGAGCACGCTGACTTTCTTGTTGATCAGCGTCTCGATCGCGGCGATCTGCTTGGCCACGTCGTTGGTCGGCTCGACCGGTGAGAACGTCACGTCGGAGTAGAGTTTCGCCTGTGCCGCGGCGTTTTTCGTGATCGCGGCGATCCAGCCGTGGTCGGCCTGCGGACACGAGAATCCGATCGTGATGTGCGCGCCGGGCTTGCCGTTGTCCCCGGCCGCGACCTTGGTGCCGGAGGTCTGCTGGCCGCCGGCCACCTCGTTGGACGTGCACGCGGCCAGTGCGCTGGCGCCGATCACGGCACCGCCGAGCAGGATGCCGCGGCGGCCAAGCTGTGCTGCCATTTCGTGCTCCTTCTACGTCGTCGCCGCGGACTTGCCGCGGCGCTGCAGCAACACGGCGGCGATGATGATCGCGCCTTTGGTGATGTTCTGGATGGGGGTCGGCAGGTTGTTCAGGATGAAAAGATTGGTGATGACGGTGAAAACCATGACGCCGAGGAAGGTGCCGACCAGCGTGCCGCGGCCGCCGGTGAGCAGCGTGCCGCCGATGATGACCGCGGCGATCGCGTCCAGCTCGTAGAACTCGCCGTTGGTGCTGGCGCCGGAGTTGGCCTGCGCGGTCAGCATCACCGCCGCGATTCCGCAGCACAGACCGGAAAGTCCATAGAGCAGCAGCGTGTGCAGCCGTACGTCGATGCCGGCCAGCCGGGCCGCCTCGGCGTTGCCGCCGACCGCGACGGTACGCCGGCCGAAGGTCGTCAGGTTCAACAAAACCCAGCCGGCCGCGAAGACCGCCAGCATGATCAGCACCAGCACCGGAATGCCGAGCACCGAGCTGGCCGCCAGGTCGTTGATCGCGTCGACCTTCACGACTTGCGTTTGCTGGTTGGAAATATACTGCGCCAGGCCACGCGCACCGACCAGCATCGCGAGCGTCACGATGAAGGCGACCAGCCGGCCGTACGCGATCAGAAAGCCGTTGATCAGACCGGCGACCGTGCCCACCGTCAGGGCGCAGAACCAGACACCGCCGGCGCCGAAGGACTGCGTCGCGACCGTCGTGCTCCACACCGAGGCGAGCGCGATCAGCGAGCCGACCGACAGGTCGATGCCGCCACCCATGATCACGAACGTCATGCCGACCGTCACCACGCCGATCACCGACGCGTTTTTCAGTACGGTCAACAGATTCGACGTGGTGGCGAAGGTGTCGACGGTCAGCACGCCGACCAGCGAGAGGATCGCCAACGCCACCACCAGGCCGAGGTTGCGCGTCCAGCCGGCCTCGCCGAGCATCGCGACCGCGTGGCTCGGCCGGGCTGCGGCGACCGACTGGGCCTCCACCCGCCGCCGCTCGTCGGCTGGTGGCGCCTGGTCCGTCACGTGCGACTCCTTTCGCCGTCGATGAACATTTCCAACACTGCCGGCTCGTCCAGCTCGGTCGCCGGAGCCTCGCGTAGGACGACGCCGTCGCGCATCACCAGCACGCGGTCGGCGAGTCCGAGCACTTCCGGAAGCTCGCTGGACACCAACAAAACTCCGACTCCGGTGCTCGCCAGCCGGCGTACGAGCGCGTAAAGCTCAGCGCGCGCACCGATGTCGACGCCACGGGTCGGTTCGTCCAGCAGCAACAGCCGGCTGCCGCCGAGCAACCACCGGCCGACCAGCGCCTTCTGCTGGTTGCCACCGGAAAACGTGCGCATCTCGCGGCGCGGATCCGGCGGTCGTACGTCCAGCTGCTCGATCAGCGACCTGGTGGCCGCGCGCTCGGCGTTTCGCGCGATGAAGCCAAAACGGGAGAAGCGGCCGAGGCTGGCCAGCGAGATGTTGCGAGAGACCGGCTCACCGAGCAGCAGGCCCTGGCTCTTGCGTTCCTCCGGTGCCAGGCCGAGGCCGGCGCGTACGGCCGCGAAGACGCTGCCTTTACGCAGCGGGCGGCCGTCGACGAGCACCCGGCCGGCGGTCGGTTTTCGCGCACCGTAGATGGTTTCCAGCAGCTCCGACCGGCCGGCGCCGACCAGACCGGCGACGCCGACGATCTCGCCGGCGCGCACGGAGAAGGAGACATCGGCAAATTTTCCAGCCAGCGAGAGGTTTTCGACGCGCAGCAGCTCGCCGGATGGCTCACTGTCCGGCCGCGGTGGAAACGCGTACTCGATCGACCGGCCGGTCATCGACTGGACGAGCGTCGAGGTCGGCGTTCGCCC
The nucleotide sequence above comes from Fodinicola acaciae. Encoded proteins:
- a CDS encoding NAD(P)-dependent oxidoreductase gives rise to the protein MPLRATLLGTGIMGAGMAANLAKAGLVTTVWNRSRDKAEAIGGVTVADTAEEAVRDADLVVTMLFDGDSVAEVMERALPEMRDDAIWLQTTTVGTDAIARLADMAAKRGVGFVDAPVMGTRQPAESGQLTVLAAGADETIAKAEPVFDAVGAKTVRLGTEVGAASRFKLVMNAWVVSLTTATAQSVAFCKAAGIDPQRFLDAIAGGPLDSGYAQAKGKAMIAGDFSPSFAVDGAAKDASLVAAALDECGADSTLATAVATLMRKAMDAGDPHDDMAAVLRAFQAVA
- a CDS encoding substrate-binding domain-containing protein encodes the protein MAAQLGRRGILLGGAVIGASALAACTSNEVAGGQQTSGTKVAAGDNGKPGAHITIGFSCPQADHGWIAAITKNAAAQAKLYSDVTFSPVEPTNDVAKQIAAIETLINKKVSVLVVLPNDGKQLTAIGRKAMDAGIPVVNLDRIFDTPLAYRTWIGGDNYGMGVSAGTYIGEKLKGKKDAVIAEVAGIDSLPLTQERSQGFKDALSRYGLKVTNRVAAQFTSSSGQQVTSNLLQAAPKIDALWNHDDDQGVGVLAAIKQANRNEFLMVGGAGSTDAMQVIKADNTPLKATVTYSPSMASSAISLARLIGQKKGMSDLVENEVPARITLASATITKENVDQYLALGFKS
- a CDS encoding ABC transporter permease; this encodes MTDQAPPADERRRVEAQSVAAARPSHAVAMLGEAGWTRNLGLVVALAILSLVGVLTVDTFATTSNLLTVLKNASVIGVVTVGMTFVIMGGGIDLSVGSLIALASVWSTTVATQSFGAGGVWFCALTVGTVAGLINGFLIAYGRLVAFIVTLAMLVGARGLAQYISNQQTQVVKVDAINDLAASSVLGIPVLVLIMLAVFAAGWVLLNLTTFGRRTVAVGGNAEAARLAGIDVRLHTLLLYGLSGLCCGIAAVMLTAQANSGASTNGEFYELDAIAAVIIGGTLLTGGRGTLVGTFLGVMVFTVITNLFILNNLPTPIQNITKGAIIIAAVLLQRRGKSAATT
- a CDS encoding sugar ABC transporter ATP-binding protein, whose amino-acid sequence is MPEPLLRLTGIVKTFPGVRALDGVDLEIAAGEVHCLLGQNGAGKSTLIKVLAGAHQPDDGTVEWQGRKVAFAHPIAALRAGLATIYQELDLVDDLSVAENIFLGHEVSALGFSRRSAMHAKAAELLTRLGHPEISPGREVGRLTAAGKQLVSIARALSHRARLIIMDEPSAVLAYDEVDNLFRIVRELTADGVAVIYISHRLAEIREIGDRVTILKDGRTVASALPAGRTPTSTLVQSMTGRSIEYAFPPRPDSEPSGELLRVENLSLAGKFADVSFSVRAGEIVGVAGLVGAGRSELLETIYGARKPTAGRVLVDGRPLRKGSVFAAVRAGLGLAPEERKSQGLLLGEPVSRNISLASLGRFSRFGFIARNAERAATRSLIEQLDVRPPDPRREMRTFSGGNQQKALVGRWLLGGSRLLLLDEPTRGVDIGARAELYALVRRLASTGVGVLLVSSELPEVLGLADRVLVMRDGVVLREAPATELDEPAVLEMFIDGERSRT